One part of the Glycine max cultivar Williams 82 chromosome 14, Glycine_max_v4.0, whole genome shotgun sequence genome encodes these proteins:
- the LOC100812416 gene encoding L-ascorbate oxidase homolog isoform X1, with protein sequence MRAKMTLKTAAVAVAIVCISAFSITVVAEDPYRFFNWNVTYGDIYPLGVRQQGILINGQFPGPDIHSVTNDNLIINVFNSLDQPFLLSWNGVQQRRNSFEDGVLGTTCPIPPGGNFTYILQVKDQIGSFYYFPSLAFHKAAGGFGGIRILSRPRIPVPFDDPAGDYTVLIGDWYKLNHTDLMSLLDSGRKLPFPNGILINGRGSNGAYFNVEQGKTYRLRISNVGLENSLNFRIQNHKLKLVEVEGTHTLQTTYSSLDVHVGQSYSVLVTADQPAQDYYIVVSTRFTSTVLTSTGVLRYSNSAGPVSGPPPGGPTIQIDWSLNQARSIRTNLTASGPRPNPQGSYHYGLINTTRTIILSSSPGIVNGKQRYAINSVSYVAPDTPLKLADYFKIPGVFRVGSFSDRPTGGGIYLDTSVLQTDYRTFVEFVFQNDEDIIQSYHLDGYSFFVVGMDGGQWTPASRNTYNLRDAVSRCTTQVYPKSWTAIYIALDNVGMWNLRSEFWARQYLGQQFYMRVYTTSTSIRDEYPVPKNALLCGRASGRHTRPL encoded by the exons ATGAGAGCAAAAATGACGCTCAAAACAGCGGCGGTGGCTGTGGCTATAGTGTGCATTTCTGCCTTTAGCATCACTGTGGTGGCTGAAGATCCATACAGGTTCTTCAACTGGAATGTTACATACGGAGACATTTATCCACTTGGTGTTCGCCAACAG GGAATACTTATCAACGGTCAATTCCCAGGTCCAGACATTCATTCTGTTACCAACGACAACCTCATCATCAATGTCTTCAACAGCTTGGACCAGCCATTTCTCCTCTCCTG GAACGGGGTACAGCAGAGAAGGAACTCATTCGAAGAtggggtattaggaacaacatGCCCCATCCCACCAGGAGGGAACTTCACATACATTCTTCAAGTGAAGGATCAAATTGGAAGCTTCTACTACTTCCCATCTCTTGCATTTCACAAAGCTGCTGGTGGTTTTGGAGGCATTAGGATTTTGAGCAGACCTAGAATTCCAGTCCCTTTCGATGATCCTGCCGGTGATTACACTGTCCTCATTGGAGATTGGTACAAGCTCAACCACACG GATTTGATGTCTCTGCTTGATAGCGGTAGGAAGCTGCCTTTCCCCAATGGAATCCTAATCAATGGTCGTGGTTCTAATGGTGCATATTTCAATGTGGAACAAG GAAAGACCTACAGGCTTAGGATATCAAATGTGGGGTTGGAAAATTCCCTTAACTTTCGCATACAAAACCACAAATTGAAACTGGTGGAAGTTGAAGGAACACACACCCTTCAAACTACGTACTCATCCCTTGATGTCCACGTGGGCCAATCTTACTCTGTTCTGGTAACCGCGGATCAACCTGCTCAGGACTACTACATTGTGGTCTCCACTCGATTTACCTCCACAGTTCTCACCTCCACTGGAGTTCTTCGCTATAGCAACTCTGCAGGCCCAGTTTCAGGCCCACCCCCTGGTGGACCCACCATCCAAATTGATTGGTCTTTGAATCAGGCCCGCTCCATCAGGACCAACCTGACAGCAAGTGGGCCTAGGCCCAACCCGCAAGGCTCCTACCATTACGGTCTCATAAACACAACCAGGACCATCATACTGTCGAGTTCACCTGGTATAGTGAATGGCAAACAAAGATACGCAATCAATAGTGTGTCTTACGTTGCTCCAGACACTCCTCTTAAGCTCGCCGACTACTTTAAAATCCCTGGCGTTTTCCGTGTCGGAAGCTTTTCCGACAGGCCCACTGGCGGTGGCATATACCTTGACACATCTGTGCTGCAAACTGACTACAGAACATTTGTGGAGTTTGTCTTCCAAAACGACGAAGACATCATTCAGAGCTATCATCTCGATGGCTACTCTTTCTTCGTGGTTGG TATGGATGGAGGACAGTGGACACCTGCTAGCAGGAACACGTACAATCTTCGAGACGCAGTTTCGCGGTGCACTACTCAG GTATATCCCAAGTCATGGACTGCTATATATATTGCGCTTGACAACGTGGGAATGTGGAACTTGAGGTCTGAATTTTGGGCACGGCAGTACCTTGGCCAACAGTTTTACATGCGCGTTTATACAACATCGACATCAATCCGAGATGAATATCCTGTTCCAAAGAATGCACTACTTTGTGGTAGGGCAAGTGGGAGACACACTCGACCCCTTTGA
- the LOC100812416 gene encoding L-ascorbate oxidase homolog isoform X2 yields the protein MTLNGVQQRRNSFEDGVLGTTCPIPPGGNFTYILQVKDQIGSFYYFPSLAFHKAAGGFGGIRILSRPRIPVPFDDPAGDYTVLIGDWYKLNHTDLMSLLDSGRKLPFPNGILINGRGSNGAYFNVEQGKTYRLRISNVGLENSLNFRIQNHKLKLVEVEGTHTLQTTYSSLDVHVGQSYSVLVTADQPAQDYYIVVSTRFTSTVLTSTGVLRYSNSAGPVSGPPPGGPTIQIDWSLNQARSIRTNLTASGPRPNPQGSYHYGLINTTRTIILSSSPGIVNGKQRYAINSVSYVAPDTPLKLADYFKIPGVFRVGSFSDRPTGGGIYLDTSVLQTDYRTFVEFVFQNDEDIIQSYHLDGYSFFVVGMDGGQWTPASRNTYNLRDAVSRCTTQVYPKSWTAIYIALDNVGMWNLRSEFWARQYLGQQFYMRVYTTSTSIRDEYPVPKNALLCGRASGRHTRPL from the exons ATGACATT GAACGGGGTACAGCAGAGAAGGAACTCATTCGAAGAtggggtattaggaacaacatGCCCCATCCCACCAGGAGGGAACTTCACATACATTCTTCAAGTGAAGGATCAAATTGGAAGCTTCTACTACTTCCCATCTCTTGCATTTCACAAAGCTGCTGGTGGTTTTGGAGGCATTAGGATTTTGAGCAGACCTAGAATTCCAGTCCCTTTCGATGATCCTGCCGGTGATTACACTGTCCTCATTGGAGATTGGTACAAGCTCAACCACACG GATTTGATGTCTCTGCTTGATAGCGGTAGGAAGCTGCCTTTCCCCAATGGAATCCTAATCAATGGTCGTGGTTCTAATGGTGCATATTTCAATGTGGAACAAG GAAAGACCTACAGGCTTAGGATATCAAATGTGGGGTTGGAAAATTCCCTTAACTTTCGCATACAAAACCACAAATTGAAACTGGTGGAAGTTGAAGGAACACACACCCTTCAAACTACGTACTCATCCCTTGATGTCCACGTGGGCCAATCTTACTCTGTTCTGGTAACCGCGGATCAACCTGCTCAGGACTACTACATTGTGGTCTCCACTCGATTTACCTCCACAGTTCTCACCTCCACTGGAGTTCTTCGCTATAGCAACTCTGCAGGCCCAGTTTCAGGCCCACCCCCTGGTGGACCCACCATCCAAATTGATTGGTCTTTGAATCAGGCCCGCTCCATCAGGACCAACCTGACAGCAAGTGGGCCTAGGCCCAACCCGCAAGGCTCCTACCATTACGGTCTCATAAACACAACCAGGACCATCATACTGTCGAGTTCACCTGGTATAGTGAATGGCAAACAAAGATACGCAATCAATAGTGTGTCTTACGTTGCTCCAGACACTCCTCTTAAGCTCGCCGACTACTTTAAAATCCCTGGCGTTTTCCGTGTCGGAAGCTTTTCCGACAGGCCCACTGGCGGTGGCATATACCTTGACACATCTGTGCTGCAAACTGACTACAGAACATTTGTGGAGTTTGTCTTCCAAAACGACGAAGACATCATTCAGAGCTATCATCTCGATGGCTACTCTTTCTTCGTGGTTGG TATGGATGGAGGACAGTGGACACCTGCTAGCAGGAACACGTACAATCTTCGAGACGCAGTTTCGCGGTGCACTACTCAG GTATATCCCAAGTCATGGACTGCTATATATATTGCGCTTGACAACGTGGGAATGTGGAACTTGAGGTCTGAATTTTGGGCACGGCAGTACCTTGGCCAACAGTTTTACATGCGCGTTTATACAACATCGACATCAATCCGAGATGAATATCCTGTTCCAAAGAATGCACTACTTTGTGGTAGGGCAAGTGGGAGACACACTCGACCCCTTTGA